The Spirosoma radiotolerans genome has a window encoding:
- the mce gene encoding methylmalonyl-CoA epimerase, which translates to MLTNVEHIGIAVRDLAVSNNLFAKLLNVQPYKTETVASEGVVTSFFTVNSGSESPGKSTKIELLEATSPDSPIAKFLEKKGEGIHHIAFEVDDILAEMERLKGEGFTVLNEVPKRGADNKLVCFLHPKGTNGVLIELCQAIKA; encoded by the coding sequence ATGCTAACCAACGTTGAACACATCGGTATTGCCGTCCGCGACCTGGCGGTATCCAATAACTTATTTGCCAAACTGCTGAACGTGCAGCCCTATAAAACGGAGACGGTTGCATCGGAAGGCGTAGTCACATCGTTCTTTACCGTAAATTCCGGTTCCGAATCACCGGGAAAGTCAACGAAAATTGAGCTACTCGAAGCAACCAGCCCGGACAGCCCGATTGCAAAATTTCTGGAGAAAAAGGGGGAAGGAATTCACCACATCGCCTTTGAAGTAGATGATATTCTTGCGGAGATGGAACGGTTGAAAGGTGAGGGTTTCACTGTGTTGAATGAAGTCCCCAAACGGGGCGCTGACAATAAACTAGTCTGTTTCCTGCATCCAAAGGGCACCAATGGGGTGTTGATTGAATTGTGCCAGGCGATAAAGGCGTAA
- a CDS encoding HesB/IscA family protein — protein MVTVSEIAKNKIVELRQKDGLAENTAIRVAVEGGGCSGLMYDLQFDATQQPTDHLVEDKGIKILVDRKSLLYLAGTELDFSDGLNGKGFQFKNPNATRTCGCGESFAV, from the coding sequence ATGGTTACGGTTTCAGAAATCGCCAAAAACAAGATTGTTGAACTCCGTCAGAAAGACGGTCTTGCCGAAAATACGGCCATCCGCGTAGCTGTAGAAGGTGGTGGATGCTCCGGGTTGATGTATGATCTTCAGTTCGATGCAACCCAGCAACCCACCGATCATCTTGTTGAAGACAAAGGCATTAAGATTCTGGTAGATCGCAAGAGCTTACTCTATCTGGCGGGTACTGAGCTTGATTTTTCGGACGGTTTGAATGGGAAAGGCTTCCAGTTTAAAAATCCTAATGCAACCCGTACGTGTGGTTGCGGAGAGAGTTTTGCCGTCTAA
- a CDS encoding acyl-CoA thioesterase: protein MTAKPVSHSRTTLTELMIPSYANFGGRVHGGILLSLMDKVAYACSAKHAGQYCVTVSVDGVNFRQPVDVGELVSLLASVNYVGRTSLVVGIKVIAENVKTGTVKHTNTSYFTMVAKDDSDQPTEVPPLLLETPDDVRRFLEAMKRKELRASYSEHFDNAKTRMLVKENIGKLTKERCALSDSMSQDLLDLTDSSDLNREIIL from the coding sequence ATGACAGCCAAACCCGTTAGCCATTCACGCACAACGCTTACTGAGTTGATGATTCCATCGTATGCCAACTTTGGCGGTCGCGTACACGGGGGCATCTTGCTGTCGCTGATGGATAAAGTCGCCTATGCCTGTTCGGCCAAACACGCGGGCCAGTATTGCGTAACGGTATCCGTCGATGGAGTGAATTTCCGGCAGCCAGTCGATGTAGGCGAATTAGTTTCCTTACTGGCATCGGTCAATTACGTAGGCCGGACTTCGCTGGTGGTGGGCATCAAAGTCATTGCGGAGAACGTGAAAACGGGCACTGTCAAACACACTAACACCTCATATTTTACAATGGTAGCAAAAGACGATTCAGACCAGCCAACTGAAGTGCCTCCCCTCCTGCTCGAAACACCCGACGATGTCCGGCGTTTCCTGGAGGCCATGAAGCGTAAAGAACTCCGGGCATCGTACAGCGAGCATTTTGACAATGCCAAAACGCGGATGCTGGTTAAGGAAAACATTGGCAAATTGACAAAAGAACGTTGTGCCTTATCAGACAGTATGAGCCAGGATTTACTTGATTTAACGGATTCCTCTGATTTAAACCGCGAGATCATTCTATAG
- a CDS encoding methionine synthase, translating to MQPIPIKTTVVGSMPFPGWLEFSSQNLSQFGPADINEMIEDAVVASVHDQVSAGLDVITDGEQTRFDFNLSFYGYINGIQNNETELRRFGPPAHDQRGKHNIVEPLTAPKGLGVVEEYLRLKRLAPEGQGLKVSIPGPYTLSGRLLPGSLYKDRWEVTEALLPLVNKEIADLVALGVPEICVDEPSMSCYAYREDTRRFVDIFNRTVAPGVGKTRLSMHLCFGNYKGRSVGKKSIAPMLPDFLDMTVDELHSEMTILNFSEVNLLARFAEKFDVAVGVIDVKSYYIETPEDVAERIRKCLPYVPAEKLAVAPDCGLSQTARWAAKQKLTNMVAGAKIVRGEI from the coding sequence TTGCAGCCCATTCCCATCAAAACTACCGTTGTCGGCTCGATGCCGTTTCCTGGCTGGCTCGAATTTTCCAGCCAGAATCTTTCGCAATTCGGACCGGCCGATATCAACGAAATGATTGAAGATGCCGTTGTGGCATCGGTTCATGATCAGGTTTCGGCCGGATTGGACGTAATTACTGACGGTGAGCAAACCCGGTTCGATTTCAATCTATCGTTTTACGGCTACATTAACGGCATTCAGAATAACGAAACCGAACTACGCCGGTTTGGTCCGCCCGCACACGATCAGCGTGGTAAGCACAACATCGTCGAACCACTAACCGCGCCGAAAGGACTGGGCGTCGTGGAGGAGTACCTGCGCCTGAAACGGCTTGCTCCCGAGGGACAAGGTCTGAAAGTGTCTATTCCTGGCCCCTATACGCTTAGTGGGCGGTTGTTGCCCGGGAGTTTGTACAAGGATCGCTGGGAAGTAACCGAGGCTTTGCTGCCCCTGGTGAATAAAGAGATTGCCGATTTAGTCGCTCTGGGCGTACCGGAAATCTGTGTCGATGAACCGTCGATGTCGTGCTATGCGTATCGCGAAGATACCCGGCGTTTTGTCGACATCTTTAACCGGACGGTAGCGCCGGGCGTGGGGAAAACCCGATTATCCATGCATCTCTGTTTCGGGAATTACAAAGGCCGGTCGGTGGGTAAAAAATCCATTGCGCCCATGCTCCCCGATTTTCTGGACATGACGGTCGATGAACTTCATTCCGAAATGACCATCCTGAATTTTTCGGAGGTAAATCTGCTGGCCCGGTTCGCTGAAAAATTCGATGTGGCCGTGGGCGTCATCGACGTAAAAAGCTACTACATCGAAACGCCGGAAGATGTGGCTGAACGCATTCGTAAATGCCTGCCTTACGTTCCGGCCGAGAAACTGGCCGTTGCCCCTGACTGCGGCCTGAGCCAAACGGCTCGCTGGGCCGCCAAACAAAAGCTAACCAACATGGTAGCCGGGGCTAAGATTGTCCGGGGCGAAATCTAA
- a CDS encoding GNAT family N-acetyltransferase, translating into MIETPRLTLIPLTLEQLHLHLANKYELEQTLGLQKGYRQAVEPVRSIIVYFTIPRLQDPALDPLFHTMWLAIDRAKKQFVAEAKFKGEPDETGTIEIGYGTYPGLHRQGYMTEMVNGMVTWARQQPGVRRVVADTEAENVASQKVLEKNGFRLFDQIENMLWWEISL; encoded by the coding sequence ATGATTGAAACGCCACGCCTGACCCTTATTCCCCTCACGCTTGAGCAGCTTCATCTTCATCTTGCCAACAAGTATGAATTGGAGCAAACCCTGGGCTTGCAGAAAGGGTACCGGCAAGCTGTGGAGCCGGTGCGGAGCATTATCGTTTATTTCACTATACCTCGTTTGCAGGACCCTGCCCTCGATCCGCTTTTTCACACCATGTGGCTGGCCATTGACCGGGCGAAAAAACAGTTCGTAGCGGAAGCTAAGTTCAAGGGTGAGCCTGATGAAACCGGAACCATCGAGATTGGCTATGGAACATATCCGGGGCTGCATCGGCAGGGTTACATGACCGAGATGGTGAACGGAATGGTAACCTGGGCTCGTCAGCAGCCCGGTGTCCGGCGGGTGGTAGCAGATACCGAAGCAGAAAATGTAGCTTCCCAGAAAGTGTTGGAAAAAAATGGATTTCGATTGTTTGACCAGATAGAAAACATGCTGTGGTGGGAAATTAGTCTATGA
- a CDS encoding SDR family NAD(P)-dependent oxidoreductase, giving the protein MWLESKKIVVVGGTTGMGLSAALSFVREGAQVVVVGRNPESCTVAERQLDGNGLAMSGDASDPQTAPKAIALCQQIFGGFDGLFHVAGGSGRRFGDGPLHDLTLDGWNYTVNLNLTSLMLSNQAAVRTFRAQGSGGVILNMGSVLGSSPSPTYFATHAYAAMKSAVIGFTKSVAAYYANDNIRVNVLAPALVETPMAQRATQDEHIIAFTKTKQPLGGGRIGLPSDLDGAAVYFMSDYSAFTTGQVLTVDGGWSVSEGQI; this is encoded by the coding sequence ATGTGGCTGGAGTCTAAAAAAATCGTTGTGGTTGGCGGCACAACCGGCATGGGCCTGTCGGCTGCGCTGTCGTTTGTGCGTGAGGGGGCGCAGGTCGTTGTGGTAGGCCGAAATCCCGAAAGTTGTACCGTTGCTGAAAGGCAACTCGACGGCAATGGGCTGGCAATGTCGGGCGACGCATCTGATCCACAAACGGCCCCTAAAGCCATTGCCTTGTGTCAGCAGATTTTCGGCGGCTTCGACGGACTTTTCCACGTAGCAGGCGGCAGTGGCCGGCGGTTTGGCGATGGCCCCCTTCATGACCTTACGCTGGACGGGTGGAATTATACGGTCAACCTCAATTTAACCTCCCTGATGCTATCGAATCAGGCGGCCGTGCGGACATTCCGGGCACAGGGTAGCGGGGGAGTAATTCTAAACATGGGTTCAGTACTGGGCTCCAGCCCGTCGCCAACGTATTTTGCTACCCATGCCTATGCAGCCATGAAATCGGCGGTGATTGGTTTCACTAAGTCAGTTGCAGCTTATTATGCCAACGACAATATCCGGGTCAATGTATTGGCTCCGGCTCTGGTCGAAACGCCGATGGCGCAGCGTGCCACCCAGGATGAGCATATTATAGCGTTTACGAAAACCAAGCAGCCGCTCGGTGGTGGCCGCATTGGCCTGCCTTCTGATCTGGATGGTGCTGCCGTTTATTTCATGTCCGATTATTCGGCCTTTACCACGGGTCAGGTGCTAACCGTAGATGGCGGCTGGAGTGTGAGTGAAGGACAGATTTAA
- a CDS encoding Gfo/Idh/MocA family protein, whose translation MQRIAMLGGGFIGRFYAESIHGQRSRDKVVAIYARREETAQKFATDYGCDFASTDMEEVIAHPDVDMVCIALPNNIHETAVNLCAKHKKSVVCTKPLGRTADEALRMMQTAEEAGIFAGYLEDLCYTPKFLKALDSVKNGALGRILWAKSRETHPGPHSDWFWDKEQAGGGCMLDLGCHCVEIARNFIGKDVKPVEVMCWAATQVKPIDAEDHAIALVKYENGAIGQFEVSWAFRGGMDLRDEVMGTEGTIWINNFLRTGFEMYSSGKGADYVAEKAESNTGWLFPVGDEVNDLGYNHMFTDMFKSQEEGREPAETFYDGYVVNAVLDAAYKSAETKQWEKVNLPVWRGQEGLKPESTLVEYDADHYLIKQEMTHDGRNKLILKEKASGKIIERDLA comes from the coding sequence ATGCAACGTATTGCTATGCTCGGGGGCGGCTTCATTGGCCGCTTCTATGCCGAATCCATTCATGGCCAGCGCAGCCGGGATAAAGTTGTTGCCATTTATGCCCGCCGGGAAGAAACTGCCCAAAAATTTGCGACAGATTATGGATGTGATTTTGCGTCGACCGATATGGAAGAGGTCATTGCGCATCCCGATGTAGATATGGTTTGTATTGCGCTTCCCAACAACATTCACGAAACGGCGGTCAACCTCTGCGCCAAACACAAGAAATCGGTGGTTTGTACGAAACCCCTTGGCCGTACGGCCGATGAAGCGTTGCGGATGATGCAGACGGCTGAAGAAGCGGGCATTTTTGCCGGTTACCTAGAGGACTTATGTTACACACCTAAGTTTTTGAAAGCGCTGGACAGTGTTAAAAACGGAGCCCTTGGCCGAATTCTGTGGGCTAAATCCCGCGAAACACACCCCGGACCGCACTCCGACTGGTTCTGGGACAAAGAGCAGGCGGGGGGCGGCTGCATGCTCGATTTAGGTTGTCACTGTGTCGAAATTGCCCGAAATTTTATCGGTAAGGATGTGAAGCCGGTAGAGGTGATGTGCTGGGCCGCTACGCAGGTGAAACCCATTGACGCCGAGGATCACGCCATTGCCCTGGTGAAATACGAAAACGGCGCCATCGGACAGTTTGAAGTGAGCTGGGCTTTCCGGGGCGGTATGGACCTCCGCGACGAAGTAATGGGCACCGAAGGCACCATCTGGATCAATAACTTTCTACGAACCGGTTTCGAAATGTACAGTTCGGGCAAAGGGGCTGATTATGTGGCCGAAAAAGCCGAATCCAACACGGGTTGGCTATTTCCGGTTGGCGACGAGGTGAATGACCTGGGCTACAATCACATGTTTACGGACATGTTCAAATCGCAGGAAGAAGGCCGTGAACCCGCCGAGACGTTTTACGATGGCTACGTAGTGAATGCCGTTCTCGACGCGGCCTATAAATCAGCGGAAACGAAGCAGTGGGAAAAAGTAAACTTACCCGTCTGGCGCGGACAAGAGGGGCTTAAACCCGAATCTACGCTTGTCGAGTATGATGCGGATCACTACCTGATCAAACAGGAAATGACCCATGATGGCCGGAATAAGCTGATTTTGAAGGAGAAGGCCAGCGGGAAAATCATTGAGCGGGATTTGGCTTGA
- the pnuC gene encoding nicotinamide riboside transporter PnuC encodes MVEFFDIHTIFFTLWDYPMSYLEFFGVLSGSIATWLAARANVWSWPIGAASVLLFFFLFFQIQLYPDMFLQVFFFITNLQGWWRWTHPKAQEADQHNELRITRLIGRPLVLVLLGGLVATGVLGALAQNLHIWFPILFSQPSAFPYLDSFTTVMSIIGTFMMIHKKLECWWIWLLVDIISTFMYFTKGVKLVGVEYAIFCLIAFQGAWHWTREYRSYSVEQTTH; translated from the coding sequence ATGGTCGAGTTTTTCGATATCCATACCATTTTTTTTACGCTGTGGGATTACCCCATGAGTTACCTCGAATTTTTCGGGGTTTTATCCGGGTCAATAGCAACCTGGCTCGCGGCCCGCGCCAACGTCTGGAGCTGGCCAATCGGGGCCGCCAGTGTCCTGCTATTTTTCTTTTTGTTCTTTCAGATCCAGCTTTACCCCGACATGTTTTTGCAGGTCTTCTTTTTCATAACGAACCTGCAAGGCTGGTGGCGCTGGACCCACCCCAAGGCCCAGGAGGCCGATCAGCACAACGAACTCCGTATTACCCGGCTTATAGGACGACCGCTGGTTCTGGTGTTGCTCGGGGGGCTGGTAGCTACAGGTGTACTAGGCGCTCTTGCTCAAAATCTGCACATCTGGTTTCCCATATTGTTCAGTCAACCCAGCGCCTTCCCCTACCTCGATTCGTTCACGACCGTAATGAGTATTATCGGCACATTTATGATGATTCATAAAAAGCTCGAATGCTGGTGGATCTGGCTGCTTGTCGACATCATCAGCACCTTCATGTATTTTACCAAAGGGGTAAAACTGGTTGGGGTCGAATACGCAATTTTTTGCCTAATCGCTTTCCAGGGTGCCTGGCACTGGACCCGTGAATACCGGTCGTATTCGGTAGAGCAAACTACACATTAA
- a CDS encoding lipocalin-like domain-containing protein, whose protein sequence is MKHVVLLLSLLLVLACSKSDDTVSPNNLIGTWRLITYCKPASSSTCMTVDVPSNKGVFITFNYAGEFNEFYENTKPVEYSFLGCFGGNYKTEGNNIRIMAACMSSMNGKLIPLLSLTGNRLVLNPYSTGEYVFIRR, encoded by the coding sequence ATGAAACACGTTGTACTTCTGCTTTCTCTGTTACTCGTTCTGGCCTGCTCAAAATCGGATGATACCGTATCGCCTAATAATCTTATAGGTACCTGGCGGTTGATTACTTATTGCAAACCAGCCAGCAGTTCAACGTGCATGACGGTTGATGTACCTTCCAATAAAGGTGTATTTATCACGTTCAACTATGCCGGTGAATTCAACGAGTTTTACGAAAATACCAAGCCGGTTGAGTATAGTTTTTTAGGTTGCTTCGGCGGCAATTACAAAACAGAAGGAAATAATATACGAATTATGGCTGCCTGTATGTCATCAATGAATGGCAAGCTCATACCCCTGTTATCGTTAACGGGTAACCGATTAGTCTTAAATCCATATAGTACGGGCGAGTATGTTTTCATCAGACGATAA
- a CDS encoding isoamylase early set domain-containing protein: MAVAKQFLKSKPLAKVTFELSAEAVNGAKTVALAGEFNGWDAQALKKQKDGSYKTTVELPVGGEYQFRYVLDGTTWTNDTAADKYVPSGVSFEENSVVVL; the protein is encoded by the coding sequence ATGGCAGTTGCCAAACAATTCCTCAAAAGCAAGCCTCTTGCGAAAGTAACATTTGAATTGTCGGCCGAAGCCGTCAATGGTGCTAAAACGGTCGCTCTGGCCGGTGAATTCAATGGCTGGGATGCCCAGGCCCTGAAAAAACAGAAAGATGGTTCTTACAAAACTACGGTTGAACTGCCCGTTGGTGGCGAATACCAGTTCCGTTACGTTTTGGATGGTACGACATGGACAAATGATACGGCTGCTGACAAATACGTTCCAAGCGGAGTATCGTTTGAAGAGAACTCAGTGGTTGTTCTCTAA
- a CDS encoding hydroxypyruvate isomerase family protein, whose protein sequence is MQRRNFVKSTVGAAGLSLAGAAVTGESVAGNWQSDSLAKNTFKLKYAPHFGMFENSAGKDLIDQLKFMADMGFTAMEDNGMMGREPAMQTKIGEEMARLGMTMGVFVLDKGGNSQNTLAAGKPEYIDIFLNGCRKAVETAKRCNTKFTTVVPGDFERNLPIGIQTGNVIDALRRGADILAPAGLTMVLEPLSDSPNLFLRTSDQTYEICRAVNSPSCKILFDIYHMQKNEGHIIPHIDWCWSEIGYFQIGDNPGRNEPTTGEINYKNIFKYVYQKQKAAGKDFIFGMEHGKSQKGKEGEVALIKAYVDSDSFTV, encoded by the coding sequence ATGCAACGACGTAATTTTGTAAAATCAACAGTTGGCGCGGCTGGCTTAAGCTTGGCGGGTGCCGCCGTAACCGGTGAGTCGGTAGCAGGCAACTGGCAGTCAGATTCACTGGCTAAAAACACGTTTAAACTTAAATACGCCCCGCACTTTGGGATGTTTGAGAACAGCGCCGGTAAAGACCTCATCGACCAGCTCAAGTTTATGGCCGATATGGGTTTCACGGCGATGGAAGACAATGGAATGATGGGCCGTGAACCCGCTATGCAAACCAAAATTGGGGAGGAAATGGCTCGTCTGGGAATGACGATGGGTGTATTTGTCCTCGACAAAGGCGGTAATTCACAGAATACGCTGGCTGCCGGAAAGCCCGAATATATTGACATTTTCCTGAACGGCTGCCGGAAAGCCGTTGAAACCGCCAAGCGTTGCAATACTAAATTTACTACGGTTGTACCGGGGGATTTCGAGCGGAATCTGCCCATTGGTATTCAAACGGGTAACGTCATTGATGCCCTGCGCCGTGGGGCTGACATTCTGGCACCAGCGGGCCTGACGATGGTGCTTGAACCCCTAAGCGATTCGCCGAATCTATTCCTGCGTACATCGGATCAGACCTACGAAATTTGCCGCGCCGTAAATAGCCCTTCCTGTAAGATTTTGTTTGACATCTACCACATGCAGAAAAATGAGGGCCATATTATTCCCCACATCGACTGGTGCTGGAGCGAGATTGGCTATTTTCAGATTGGCGATAACCCTGGTCGTAATGAGCCAACGACGGGTGAAATTAACTACAAGAATATTTTCAAGTACGTTTATCAGAAGCAAAAAGCTGCGGGTAAAGACTTTATTTTTGGCATGGAGCACGGAAAATCGCAGAAGGGTAAGGAAGGGGAAGTCGCCCTGATCAAAGCTTATGTCGATTCCGATAGCTTTACGGTATAA
- a CDS encoding PVC-type heme-binding CxxCH protein, giving the protein MTNFLSPKRSALARRAIALSAAGLVIGGAFVGAYQNRNLNGASNRYLTGLFAQLGDDDKHDPKYAVGSLNVAPGLEATLFAAEPMLANPTDIDVDARGRVWVCEAYNYRPAINGNPTRKEGDRIVILEDQNGDGKADVSKVFYQGADIESPLGIWVQGNKVIVSDSPNVWVFTDENGDDKADKKELLFTGIGGEQHDHGMHTFVFGPDGKWYFNFGNEGGQLKDKDGNPVVDVATGKTIDKQNFKMGMVFRCDPDGKNVEVLGQNFRNNYEVAVDSYGTLWQSDNDDDGNKGVRINYVMEYGNYGYTDEMTGAGWQANRENIEPEIPRRHWHLNDPGVVPNLLQTGAGSPTGMIVYEGKLLPEVFRNQMIHCDAGPNVVRSYPVQKDGAGYKAEIVNVLEGARDQWFRPADVCVAPDGSLIIADWYDPGVGGHQAGDQSRGRVYRVAPPNSPYKMPKVDLTTTEGAIEALQSPNMSIRYAGWQKLSGMGKKAEKELAKLYKTSANPRMQARALWLLSKAEKGPKWIETALKSDNPDLRITGLRAARELKSDIIPYIKQLVNDPDPQVRRECAIALRRNQSAEAPALWAQLASQYDGKDRWYLEALGIGADSNWDTYYTAWVKQMSNERNDAPALANAGGRDIVWRARTKESVPMLAKLAGDPAVDINQRLRYFRAFDFNPGAVEKSNALLGILQANSGSTEVTKLALRHLDPAFVKNSPVATNALNKLMTDVYGTPEYIELVMRFEPVSENAHLAKLAVQKPLEGVGRDAARQLLKQQGSPMVWDVLNGSDPEAAANMLVALRRVGNKESIDILKTVALDEKRSAALRKEATRSLGGSAEGADMVVALLKSGDIKGDYKKAAVQGVSNDWRKNIRQQAASFLDGGQSAEGKKLPAINELLAMNGDAARGVSVFKNNCSICHQVNGEGMDFGPKLSEIGSKLPKEGQYLAILHPDAGISFGYEGWAVKFKDGSTMTGIVSSKTETDLQMKFPGGVVQNYKMSDVVSMKQLDTSMMPSGIQEAMNTQELVDLVDYLSSLKKK; this is encoded by the coding sequence ATGACTAATTTTTTATCACCCAAACGCTCGGCCCTCGCACGCCGGGCAATCGCACTATCAGCCGCTGGTTTGGTAATTGGTGGTGCTTTTGTCGGAGCTTATCAGAATCGAAACCTGAATGGAGCTTCCAACCGGTATCTGACAGGCCTATTCGCTCAACTTGGCGACGACGACAAACACGATCCAAAGTATGCTGTCGGTAGTTTGAACGTAGCACCCGGTCTGGAAGCAACCCTGTTTGCCGCTGAGCCAATGCTGGCCAACCCAACCGATATTGACGTGGATGCTCGTGGCCGGGTTTGGGTTTGCGAAGCCTATAACTATCGCCCCGCCATTAATGGCAATCCAACCCGCAAAGAAGGCGATCGCATTGTGATTCTGGAAGATCAGAATGGCGATGGAAAAGCCGATGTGTCGAAGGTGTTTTATCAGGGAGCCGATATTGAGTCACCGCTCGGCATTTGGGTGCAGGGCAACAAAGTGATTGTGTCGGACAGTCCGAACGTTTGGGTCTTTACCGACGAAAACGGAGACGATAAAGCTGATAAAAAAGAACTGCTCTTTACGGGTATCGGTGGTGAGCAGCATGATCATGGTATGCACACGTTTGTCTTCGGACCCGACGGCAAGTGGTATTTCAACTTCGGCAATGAGGGTGGGCAACTTAAGGACAAAGACGGTAACCCAGTCGTCGATGTAGCTACCGGCAAGACGATCGATAAGCAGAATTTCAAGATGGGCATGGTCTTCCGTTGCGATCCCGATGGGAAAAACGTAGAGGTATTGGGCCAAAACTTCCGCAATAACTACGAAGTAGCCGTTGATTCGTACGGCACCCTGTGGCAATCGGATAATGACGACGATGGTAACAAGGGCGTTCGGATCAATTATGTTATGGAATATGGCAACTATGGATACACCGACGAAATGACGGGCGCAGGCTGGCAGGCCAACCGGGAGAACATTGAGCCCGAAATACCAAGACGGCACTGGCACCTTAATGATCCCGGTGTTGTACCTAACCTCCTGCAAACTGGGGCTGGTTCGCCAACGGGCATGATCGTGTATGAGGGTAAGCTGTTGCCGGAGGTTTTTCGGAATCAGATGATCCATTGCGATGCCGGCCCGAATGTCGTCCGGTCGTATCCAGTACAAAAAGACGGAGCAGGGTATAAAGCCGAGATTGTCAATGTATTGGAAGGGGCTCGTGACCAGTGGTTCCGGCCGGCCGATGTATGTGTGGCACCGGATGGCTCATTGATTATTGCCGACTGGTATGACCCCGGTGTGGGTGGCCACCAGGCGGGCGATCAAAGTCGGGGACGCGTTTACCGGGTAGCACCACCAAACTCGCCGTACAAAATGCCTAAGGTGGATCTGACAACGACCGAGGGCGCTATCGAAGCTCTGCAAAGCCCAAACATGTCTATCCGCTATGCTGGCTGGCAGAAACTGTCTGGCATGGGTAAAAAAGCAGAAAAAGAATTGGCTAAACTTTATAAAACATCGGCTAATCCCCGGATGCAGGCTCGGGCGCTGTGGTTGCTGAGTAAAGCAGAGAAAGGACCGAAATGGATCGAAACAGCGTTAAAAAGCGATAATCCTGATCTGCGCATTACGGGCCTCCGTGCCGCCCGCGAACTCAAATCAGACATTATTCCCTACATAAAGCAACTTGTCAACGACCCTGATCCGCAGGTGCGTCGGGAGTGTGCTATCGCACTACGCCGAAACCAGAGCGCCGAGGCTCCGGCACTGTGGGCGCAACTGGCCAGTCAATATGATGGCAAAGACCGTTGGTATCTGGAAGCGCTGGGTATAGGCGCTGATTCTAATTGGGATACATATTACACCGCCTGGGTGAAGCAGATGAGCAACGAGCGTAACGACGCCCCGGCCTTAGCCAATGCGGGTGGTCGTGACATCGTGTGGCGTGCCCGTACCAAGGAATCCGTGCCGATGCTGGCCAAATTGGCAGGTGATCCGGCCGTTGATATAAACCAGCGGTTGCGGTATTTCCGGGCGTTTGATTTTAATCCGGGCGCTGTTGAAAAGTCCAATGCTTTGCTGGGTATTTTGCAGGCAAACAGTGGCTCCACGGAGGTTACCAAACTTGCTCTGCGTCACCTTGACCCGGCTTTCGTGAAAAACTCCCCTGTAGCAACAAATGCCCTGAATAAACTCATGACCGATGTATATGGTACACCCGAATACATTGAATTGGTCATGCGTTTCGAACCCGTATCCGAAAATGCGCATCTGGCCAAGCTGGCGGTTCAGAAACCATTGGAAGGCGTGGGGCGAGATGCGGCCCGGCAATTACTCAAGCAGCAAGGCAGCCCTATGGTCTGGGATGTACTTAATGGCAGTGATCCGGAAGCTGCGGCTAATATGCTGGTCGCTTTGCGTCGGGTGGGCAACAAAGAGTCTATTGATATTTTAAAAACGGTAGCATTGGACGAGAAACGGTCTGCGGCCTTACGTAAAGAAGCGACTCGTTCATTAGGAGGTAGTGCAGAAGGAGCCGATATGGTCGTGGCCTTACTTAAGTCTGGCGATATTAAAGGCGATTACAAAAAAGCAGCCGTGCAGGGTGTGAGTAACGACTGGCGAAAAAACATTCGTCAGCAGGCCGCTAGCTTCCTGGATGGCGGCCAAAGTGCCGAAGGGAAGAAACTGCCCGCCATAAACGAACTACTGGCGATGAATGGCGATGCGGCACGCGGTGTTTCTGTTTTCAAGAACAACTGTAGCATTTGCCACCAGGTCAACGGCGAGGGTATGGACTTTGGCCCCAAGCTGTCAGAAATTGGGTCTAAATTGCCCAAGGAAGGCCAGTATCTGGCTATTTTGCATCCCGACGCTGGTATTAGCTTTGGCTATGAGGGCTGGGCGGTGAAATTTAAAGACGGTAGTACCATGACAGGTATTGTATCCAGCAAAACCGAGACGGATCTGCAAATGAAGTTTCCGGGTGGCGTTGTGCAGAATTACAAAATGTCGGATGTCGTTTCGATGAAACAGTTGGATACCTCCATGATGCCATCGGGTATACAGGAAGCCATGAACACGCAGGAATTAGTCGATTTAGTGGATTATTTATCAAGTTTAAAAAAGAAATAG